Proteins encoded within one genomic window of Spiribacter curvatus:
- a CDS encoding AzlC family ABC transporter permease — MTSPRRQAFADGLRAVAPMVAAIVPFGVTAGVAGLDAGLGAALTMGMSVIVFAGASQLASIQLIDAGAAAPLVVITALIINLRMLMYSAHLAPHFQHLTAGWRSLMAYILTDQAYALTISRVMTEGGDRCSHWFYLGVALPLWGVWQLATAFGYWAGTAMPPAWELGFIVPLIFLALLMMSINSRPGVIAALVAGSLSVLGRDLPAGLGLTLASLAGIAAGVIAEGWRRD, encoded by the coding sequence ATGACATCCCCCCGTCGACAGGCGTTCGCCGATGGCCTGAGAGCCGTTGCGCCCATGGTCGCCGCCATTGTGCCGTTTGGTGTCACGGCCGGTGTTGCGGGGCTCGACGCGGGGCTGGGGGCGGCGCTGACGATGGGGATGTCGGTGATCGTCTTCGCCGGTGCCTCGCAGCTCGCGAGCATCCAGCTCATCGATGCCGGCGCGGCAGCCCCTCTGGTGGTGATCACGGCGCTGATCATCAACCTGCGCATGCTCATGTACAGTGCCCATCTGGCGCCGCATTTCCAGCACCTGACGGCGGGCTGGCGCTCGCTGATGGCCTATATCCTCACCGATCAGGCCTATGCCCTGACCATCTCGCGGGTGATGACCGAGGGCGGTGACCGCTGCAGTCACTGGTTCTACCTCGGCGTGGCGCTGCCGCTGTGGGGCGTCTGGCAGCTGGCGACGGCGTTCGGCTACTGGGCCGGGACGGCGATGCCGCCGGCCTGGGAGCTGGGGTTCATCGTGCCGCTGATCTTCCTGGCACTACTGATGATGTCGATCAACAGCCGCCCGGGTGTCATCGCGGCGCTGGTGGCCGGATCGCTGTCGGTGCTGGGCCGTGATCTGCCCGCTGGGCTCGGTCTGACGCTGGCCTCGCTGGCGGGGATCGCCGCCGGCGTGATCGCGGAGGGATGGCGGCGTGATTGA
- a CDS encoding carbohydrate ABC transporter permease, whose product MEKREYQWAWLMVLPVVLVVSFSAILPLMTVVNYSLQDIFGPNSRFFVGTDWFTEVLRDPALHGALIRQLIFSSAVLLIQIPLGVGLALCMPKKGPWVSVSLVLLALPLLVPWNVVGTIWQVFSRPDVGFAGVILNSIGFDYNYTGDSLDAWLTVLVMDVWHWTSLVILLCYAGLQAIPDPFYQAARIDGASRWAVFRYIELPKLKGVLLIAVLLRFIFSFRIYAEPFVLTGGGPGNSTTFLSQSLATMAVGQFDLGPAAAFSLIYFLIILLFSYVFYLTILNMDREG is encoded by the coding sequence GTGGAAAAGCGTGAATACCAATGGGCATGGTTGATGGTGCTGCCAGTGGTGCTGGTGGTGTCGTTCAGCGCCATCCTGCCGCTGATGACCGTCGTCAACTACTCGCTGCAGGATATCTTCGGTCCGAACTCCCGCTTCTTCGTGGGCACGGACTGGTTTACCGAAGTGCTGCGCGATCCGGCGCTGCACGGGGCGTTGATCCGGCAGCTGATCTTCTCGAGCGCGGTGCTGCTGATCCAGATCCCGCTGGGAGTCGGCCTGGCCTTGTGCATGCCTAAAAAGGGCCCCTGGGTCTCGGTGTCGCTGGTGCTGCTCGCGCTGCCGCTGCTGGTGCCGTGGAACGTGGTCGGTACCATCTGGCAGGTGTTCTCGCGCCCGGATGTCGGTTTTGCCGGAGTGATCCTCAACAGCATTGGCTTTGACTACAACTACACCGGTGACTCGCTGGATGCCTGGTTGACGGTTCTGGTCATGGACGTCTGGCACTGGACCTCACTGGTCATCCTGCTCTGCTATGCGGGTCTGCAGGCGATTCCCGATCCGTTCTACCAGGCCGCACGCATTGACGGCGCGTCGCGCTGGGCGGTGTTCCGCTACATTGAGCTGCCCAAGCTCAAGGGTGTGCTCCTGATCGCCGTGCTGCTGCGCTTCATCTTCAGTTTCCGGATCTACGCCGAGCCCTTCGTGCTGACCGGCGGCGGGCCCGGCAACTCCACGACATTCCTGAGCCAGAGCCTCGCCACAATGGCGGTGGGTCAGTTCGATCTGGGACCGGCGGCAGCGTTCTCGTTGATCTACTTCCTGATCATTCTGCTGTTCAGCTATGTGTTCTATCTGACCATTCTCAACATGGACCGGGAGGGCTAA
- a CDS encoding AzlD domain-containing protein: protein MIDPLWGVIAVIGAGTFAWRGAFLVFGHGLRMPDLVRRGLNYVPPAVFAALVLPGLVQWQTDGTMDAARLLAGAVAAWVAWRTRATLPTLIIGMIALWALRALLPA, encoded by the coding sequence GTGATTGATCCGCTCTGGGGGGTGATCGCGGTGATCGGGGCGGGCACGTTCGCCTGGCGCGGGGCGTTTCTGGTGTTCGGTCATGGCCTGCGGATGCCCGATCTGGTGCGCCGCGGCCTCAACTACGTCCCGCCGGCGGTGTTCGCGGCACTGGTGCTCCCCGGGCTCGTTCAGTGGCAGACGGACGGGACGATGGATGCGGCCCGGCTGCTGGCCGGCGCGGTGGCGGCATGGGTGGCCTGGCGTACCCGGGCGACGCTGCCGACGCTGATCATCGGGATGATCGCGCTCTGGGCCCTACGGGCCCTGTTGCCGGCCTGA
- a CDS encoding glutathione S-transferase family protein translates to MRLFTSPTSPYARLVRVALIEKHLQDRVDYRFVDPWASPAELLAVNTHSRVPTLVMPSGQVLTEAGVIVLFLERRYPEPRLMPRDTVERVHARLGQAIGCIDAGVGVLTERRYGDPNTPLARRRFEGLQRATESVADAVDPGASAQDPDLGDLAAVLALDWVRFRFGAEVPWRDGQPAVGDWLDQLLGRPSFVATAPPEG, encoded by the coding sequence ATGAGACTCTTCACATCGCCAACATCGCCATACGCGCGGTTGGTCCGGGTCGCGCTGATCGAAAAGCATCTCCAGGATCGGGTCGATTACCGCTTCGTCGATCCCTGGGCGTCGCCGGCGGAACTGCTCGCGGTGAACACCCACTCGCGGGTGCCGACGCTGGTCATGCCCAGTGGTCAGGTGCTGACCGAGGCCGGTGTCATCGTGCTGTTCCTGGAGCGGCGCTATCCGGAGCCACGGCTGATGCCGCGGGATACCGTCGAGCGGGTCCATGCCCGGTTGGGTCAGGCCATCGGCTGTATCGATGCCGGCGTCGGCGTGCTGACCGAGCGCCGCTATGGCGATCCCAATACACCGCTCGCCCGCCGGCGCTTCGAGGGTCTCCAGCGTGCCACCGAGAGCGTCGCCGATGCGGTCGACCCCGGTGCCTCGGCGCAGGATCCGGATCTGGGTGATCTGGCCGCGGTGCTGGCCCTTGACTGGGTGCGGTTCCGCTTCGGCGCGGAGGTGCCGTGGCGCGATGGGCAGCCGGCGGTGGGCGACTGGCTGGATCAACTGCTCGGGCGGCCGTCGTTTGTGGCGACCGCACCGCCCGAGGGCTGA
- the glpD gene encoding glycerol-3-phosphate dehydrogenase encodes MASEGQQTDRYDLVVVGGGINGAGIARDAAGRGLRTLLVEQGDLANYTSSASTKLVHGGLRYLEYYEFRLVQKALKEREVLMGIAPHIIWPLRFVMPHVKELRPAWMIRMGLFLYDHLGGRNKLPGSKGLNLQTHYAGAPLKDGVTKGFMYSDCWVQDSRLVVLNCMDVEQRGGTVLPRTRCTGAERGDDEWSVELTDAVTGDVRNVHSRSVVNAAGPWVAKFLGSEMAVSNSKDVHLVKGSHIVVPKMFDHEDSYLFQNSDGRVIFAIPYEQDFTLIGTTDVAYEGNPAEATASDDEIQYLCDAVNRYFKEEIAPKDVVWTYSGVRALYDESEESDVSAVSRDYSLDLDDKGAPLLSVFGGKITTYRTLARQAVDQIAPLVGASIADWTGDEALPGGDIPDGDFEAYLAQLRRGRPWLPETMAWRLVRNYGTRIETMLGDAQSLDDLGEHFGSDCYEAELRYLAEHEWAMTAEDAIWRRSKLGLMLDSDQRERVSAWYTGQEKKRATA; translated from the coding sequence GTGGCTTCCGAAGGTCAGCAGACTGACCGCTACGACCTGGTGGTCGTCGGCGGTGGTATCAACGGCGCAGGGATCGCACGTGACGCGGCAGGTCGCGGCCTCCGCACGCTGCTTGTCGAGCAGGGCGATCTCGCCAATTACACATCCTCCGCCAGCACCAAACTCGTGCACGGCGGTCTCCGCTATCTCGAATACTACGAATTCCGGCTGGTTCAGAAGGCGCTCAAGGAGCGTGAAGTGCTCATGGGCATCGCCCCGCACATCATCTGGCCGCTGCGGTTCGTCATGCCGCACGTCAAAGAGCTGCGGCCCGCGTGGATGATCCGCATGGGGCTGTTCCTCTACGACCATCTGGGTGGACGCAACAAGCTGCCCGGCTCCAAGGGCCTCAACCTGCAGACCCACTATGCCGGCGCGCCGCTCAAGGATGGCGTGACCAAGGGGTTCATGTACTCCGACTGCTGGGTGCAGGACTCGCGTCTGGTGGTCCTCAACTGCATGGACGTCGAACAGCGGGGTGGCACGGTGCTGCCGCGGACCCGATGCACGGGTGCCGAGCGCGGCGACGATGAGTGGAGCGTAGAGCTCACCGATGCCGTGACGGGCGATGTTCGAAATGTTCATTCGCGTTCGGTTGTGAATGCAGCCGGCCCCTGGGTGGCGAAGTTCCTGGGCAGCGAGATGGCCGTCAGCAACAGCAAGGACGTGCATCTGGTCAAGGGCAGCCACATCGTCGTGCCAAAGATGTTCGATCACGAGGACTCCTACCTCTTCCAGAATTCCGACGGCCGCGTCATTTTCGCCATCCCCTACGAGCAGGACTTCACCCTGATCGGCACCACCGATGTCGCCTACGAGGGCAACCCCGCCGAGGCGACCGCGAGTGACGACGAGATCCAGTATCTCTGTGATGCCGTGAATCGCTATTTCAAGGAAGAGATCGCGCCGAAGGATGTGGTCTGGACCTACTCCGGGGTGCGGGCGCTCTACGACGAGTCCGAGGAGTCCGACGTCTCAGCGGTCAGCCGCGACTACAGCCTCGATCTTGATGATAAGGGCGCGCCGCTGCTGTCGGTTTTCGGTGGCAAGATCACCACGTACCGGACCCTCGCGCGCCAGGCGGTCGATCAGATCGCGCCGCTGGTGGGCGCCAGCATCGCCGACTGGACGGGCGATGAGGCCCTGCCGGGTGGCGACATCCCCGATGGCGACTTCGAGGCCTATCTGGCGCAGCTGCGCCGCGGGCGGCCGTGGCTGCCGGAGACGATGGCCTGGCGGCTGGTGCGCAATTACGGCACGCGGATCGAGACCATGCTGGGGGACGCTCAGTCGCTTGATGACCTGGGCGAGCATTTCGGATCCGACTGCTACGAAGCGGAGCTCCGCTATCTGGCGGAGCATGAGTGGGCGATGACCGCCGAGGACGCCATCTGGCGGCGCAGTAAGCTGGGCCTGATGTTGGATAGCGATCAGCGCGAGCGGGTGAGCGCCTGGTATACGGGACAGGAGAAAAAGAGGGCAACTGCATAA
- a CDS encoding ABC transporter ATP-binding protein — MARIELNHLAHQYAPGGDYALQPMQHVWEDGGAYALLGPSGCGKTTLLNIISGLVEPSEGKVMFGEQDVTTLSPERRNIGQVFQFPVIYDTMTVFDNLAFPLRNRGMDEGYITRRVNHIAGMLSLEDVLKRRANNLTADAKQKISLGRGLVREDVAAVLFDEPLTVIDPHLKWQLRRKLREIHEQLNLTLVYVTHDQTEALTFADKVVVMLAGQVLQVGTPQALFERPAHTFVGYFIGSPGMNFFDCEVDGSEAVVGDIRVPVDPAMAEAARNAGGRLQLGIRPELIRPAGADEAAHLIKVDKVEDLGDYLLVTGQLGGHEVHVRLDESGTIDSDGLRVVFPVDNALLYADDKLVG; from the coding sequence ATGGCGCGAATAGAACTCAATCATCTGGCGCATCAATACGCCCCCGGGGGAGACTACGCCCTGCAGCCCATGCAGCATGTCTGGGAGGACGGGGGTGCCTATGCGCTGCTCGGTCCATCGGGCTGCGGCAAGACGACGCTGCTGAATATCATCTCCGGACTGGTCGAGCCCTCCGAGGGCAAGGTGATGTTCGGCGAGCAGGATGTGACGACCCTGTCACCCGAGCGCCGCAACATCGGCCAGGTTTTCCAGTTCCCGGTGATCTACGACACGATGACCGTGTTCGACAATCTGGCCTTCCCGCTGCGCAACCGGGGCATGGACGAGGGCTACATCACCCGGCGCGTGAACCACATCGCCGGGATGCTGAGCCTGGAGGACGTGCTCAAGCGACGCGCGAACAACCTCACCGCCGATGCGAAGCAGAAAATCTCGCTGGGTCGGGGACTGGTCCGCGAGGACGTCGCCGCGGTGCTGTTCGACGAGCCGCTGACGGTCATCGATCCGCATCTGAAATGGCAGCTGCGTCGGAAACTGCGCGAAATACACGAGCAGCTCAACCTGACGCTGGTCTATGTCACCCACGACCAGACCGAAGCACTGACCTTCGCCGACAAAGTGGTGGTCATGCTGGCTGGCCAGGTGCTGCAGGTGGGCACGCCACAGGCGCTCTTCGAGCGGCCCGCGCACACCTTCGTGGGCTATTTCATCGGCAGCCCGGGCATGAACTTCTTCGACTGCGAAGTGGATGGCAGCGAGGCCGTGGTGGGTGACATCCGCGTGCCGGTCGATCCGGCCATGGCCGAGGCCGCCCGGAATGCCGGTGGCCGGCTGCAGCTCGGGATCCGGCCGGAGCTCATCCGCCCGGCTGGCGCGGACGAGGCCGCGCATCTCATCAAGGTCGACAAGGTCGAGGATCTGGGCGACTACCTGCTGGTGACAGGCCAGCTCGGTGGCCATGAGGTCCATGTCCGGCTGGATGAATCCGGGACAATCGACAGCGACGGTCTACGGGTGGTGTTCCCCGTCGATAACGCGCTGCTGTATGCCGACGACAAGCTCGTCGGTTAA
- a CDS encoding LysR family transcriptional regulator translates to MDQAAEMHMFVRAVDRGSFSSAARDLDLTPSAVSKQIRRLEDRLGVRLFNRTTRRVSLTEVGHAYYERCSRIIQEIEEAEEAVTALNENPRGTLRVAATVAFGRVEVLPRIQEFLARYPELNIEFELTDRQVDLIEEGIDVAIQWREQMDDPSLIARRLCVNRRIICASPDYIARHGAPESPEALLSHNCLTLYEVSQLNDWAFEDPVQGHRTLHVKGNFRANTADALYEAALAGVGLARLSTWLVMPAIRRGDLVPVLPQYPHERSAYFLLYPHRRHLSRKVRAFVDFLVEVFTPVPPWEREGIEFTEAEWRERIERG, encoded by the coding sequence ATGGATCAGGCGGCGGAAATGCATATGTTCGTCCGGGCGGTGGACCGTGGGAGCTTTTCCTCGGCCGCCCGCGATCTCGACCTCACACCCTCGGCGGTGAGCAAGCAGATCCGCCGCCTCGAGGATCGCCTCGGCGTGCGGCTTTTCAACCGCACGACCCGGCGCGTGAGCCTGACCGAGGTCGGGCATGCCTACTACGAGCGCTGCTCACGGATCATCCAGGAGATCGAGGAGGCCGAGGAGGCGGTCACGGCGCTCAATGAAAACCCGCGCGGGACGCTTCGGGTGGCGGCGACCGTGGCGTTCGGCCGGGTCGAGGTGCTGCCACGGATCCAGGAATTCCTGGCCCGCTATCCCGAGCTCAATATCGAGTTCGAGCTCACCGACCGGCAGGTCGATCTGATCGAGGAAGGGATCGACGTGGCCATCCAGTGGCGCGAGCAGATGGATGATCCCTCGCTCATCGCCCGGCGGCTGTGCGTCAATCGCCGCATCATCTGCGCCTCACCCGACTACATCGCCCGGCATGGTGCGCCTGAGAGTCCCGAGGCGCTGCTCTCGCACAATTGCCTGACGCTCTACGAGGTCTCGCAGCTCAACGACTGGGCCTTCGAGGACCCGGTCCAGGGCCATCGCACGCTGCATGTCAAAGGCAACTTCCGCGCCAATACCGCCGATGCCCTGTATGAGGCGGCACTGGCGGGCGTGGGGCTGGCGCGGCTGTCCACCTGGCTGGTGATGCCAGCGATCCGGCGCGGCGATCTGGTACCGGTGCTGCCGCAGTATCCCCACGAGCGCTCGGCGTATTTCCTGCTCTATCCCCATCGCCGGCATCTATCCCGCAAGGTCCGCGCGTTCGTGGACTTCCTCGTCGAGGTGTTCACCCCGGTCCCGCCCTGGGAGCGGGAGGGGATCGAGTTCACCGAGGCCGAGTGGCGGGAGCGGATCGAGCGCGGCTGA
- a CDS encoding DUF2160 domain-containing protein yields the protein MMNEGSGFSLAWMAWTQPVAIFFIAIALMLVVFGVLQVVMPTYERRGFLPVPTTRGDRLFMSLLGSAYIHLIWLAFSDASLLFASGIAVVYAAVMLRWG from the coding sequence ATGATGAACGAAGGATCAGGATTCAGTCTGGCGTGGATGGCCTGGACACAGCCGGTCGCCATTTTCTTCATCGCCATTGCATTGATGCTGGTGGTGTTCGGCGTGCTGCAGGTCGTGATGCCGACCTACGAGCGGCGCGGCTTCCTGCCGGTGCCGACCACCCGCGGCGACCGGCTGTTCATGAGCCTGCTGGGTTCCGCCTATATCCATCTCATCTGGCTGGCGTTTTCGGACGCGAGCCTTTTGTTCGCCTCAGGCATTGCCGTTGTCTATGCAGCGGTGATGCTACGCTGGGGCTGA
- the glpK gene encoding glycerol kinase GlpK, translated as MADNKGILAIDQGTTSSRAIVFDLEGNIVATAQEEFPQHYPHSGWVEHEPQDLFHTTVDTSRRAIKAAKAAGVHARTIGITNQRETTIVWDRRTGEPVHNAIVWQDRRTAERCAALKAAGHEAMVAERTGLLLDPYFAATKIAWILDNVRGARERARKGELAFGTVDTWLLWNLTRGRSHATDATNASRTLLFNIHRQAWDDDLLQLFDIPASILPEVLDSADEFGATEADILGTALPIEGIAGDQHAAVVGQCCFRPGMIKSTYGTGCFALMNTGTEAVPSENRMLTTTAYRINGQPTYALEGAIFIAGAAIQWLRDELGIIAHASQSEGLANDAEAEGLYMVPAFTGLGAPWWDPNARGAIFGLTRNTGVAEFVHAALDSVCLQTGDLLEAMADDSHTQQATLRVDGGMVANSWLLQRLADLTGLDVERPRIIETTALGAAYLAGLQHGLYESLESLESQWSLDARFKPAISHQTREHIVEGWHDAVRRTLTTGR; from the coding sequence ATGGCGGATAACAAAGGCATCCTGGCCATCGATCAGGGGACGACGAGCTCACGCGCGATTGTCTTCGATCTCGAGGGCAATATCGTGGCCACCGCGCAGGAGGAATTCCCGCAGCATTATCCGCACAGCGGCTGGGTGGAGCATGAGCCGCAGGACCTCTTCCACACCACGGTCGACACCAGCCGACGCGCGATCAAGGCGGCCAAGGCGGCGGGTGTCCACGCCCGCACCATCGGCATCACCAACCAGCGCGAGACCACGATCGTCTGGGACCGGCGCACGGGCGAGCCCGTCCACAACGCCATCGTCTGGCAGGATCGGCGCACGGCCGAGCGCTGCGCGGCACTCAAGGCCGCCGGCCACGAGGCAATGGTGGCGGAGCGCACCGGGCTGCTGCTCGACCCCTATTTCGCCGCCACCAAGATCGCCTGGATCCTCGACAATGTCCGCGGCGCCCGCGAGCGCGCCCGGAAGGGCGAACTCGCCTTTGGCACCGTCGACACCTGGCTGCTGTGGAACCTCACCCGGGGTCGCAGTCATGCCACTGACGCGACCAACGCCAGTCGCACCCTGCTCTTCAACATCCATCGCCAGGCCTGGGATGACGACCTCCTGCAGCTGTTCGACATCCCTGCCTCGATCCTCCCCGAGGTCCTCGACAGTGCCGATGAGTTCGGCGCCACCGAGGCCGACATCCTTGGCACCGCGCTGCCCATCGAGGGCATCGCCGGTGACCAGCACGCCGCCGTTGTCGGCCAGTGCTGCTTTCGGCCGGGCATGATCAAGAGCACCTACGGCACCGGCTGTTTCGCGCTGATGAACACCGGCACCGAGGCGGTCCCCTCCGAGAACCGCATGCTCACCACCACGGCCTACCGGATCAACGGTCAGCCCACCTATGCGCTGGAGGGGGCGATCTTCATCGCCGGCGCGGCCATTCAGTGGCTGCGCGACGAGCTCGGCATCATCGCCCACGCCTCGCAGAGCGAAGGCCTGGCCAATGATGCCGAGGCCGAGGGCCTGTATATGGTGCCGGCGTTCACCGGCCTGGGCGCGCCGTGGTGGGATCCGAACGCGCGGGGCGCGATTTTCGGGCTGACCCGCAACACCGGGGTGGCCGAGTTCGTCCATGCGGCGCTGGATTCGGTCTGCCTGCAGACCGGTGACCTGCTCGAGGCCATGGCCGATGACTCCCACACCCAGCAGGCGACGCTGCGCGTCGACGGCGGCATGGTGGCCAATAGCTGGCTGCTCCAGCGGCTCGCCGATCTGACCGGGCTGGATGTCGAGCGGCCCCGGATCATCGAGACCACCGCGCTGGGCGCGGCCTATCTGGCCGGACTGCAGCACGGACTGTATGAATCGCTGGAGAGCCTCGAGTCGCAGTGGTCGCTGGATGCCCGCTTCAAGCCGGCCATCTCCCACCAGACCCGGGAGCATATCGTCGAGGGCTGGCATGATGCCGTGCGACGGACCCTGACCACCGGGCGCTGA
- a CDS encoding ABC transporter ATP-binding protein: protein MSLVLEGVNRTVDGEAHLRDVNLTFQRGEFNVLLGLTEAGKTSMMRIMAGLERPNTGRVMEDGQDMTRVPVRKRSVGMVYQQFINYPSLSVYDNIASPLKLAKISDDEIDRRVRTEAERLGIDHLIDRLPAELSGGQQQRCAMARALVRDAKLVLLDEPLVNLDYKLREGLRSELRNLFADRDTVVVYATTEPEEALVLGGKTTVLHEGQVIQHGVTAECYRHPANTTVTQVFADPPMNLMPIQVDDGRVKVEGLFDQPLPEQMKDLVPGRYTMGIRPHHLFVTPADDRVVVHGTVEVAEVAGSVTYVHLEVNGHDWVVEERGVHVVHPGDRFDVHADLNRAYVFDSADQLVAAPQQ, encoded by the coding sequence ATGAGTCTCGTCCTGGAGGGGGTGAATCGCACTGTTGACGGTGAGGCGCATCTGCGCGATGTGAACCTCACCTTCCAGCGCGGCGAATTCAATGTGCTGCTGGGCCTGACCGAGGCCGGTAAGACCAGCATGATGCGGATCATGGCGGGGCTCGAGCGGCCCAATACCGGCCGTGTCATGGAGGATGGCCAGGACATGACCCGCGTGCCGGTGCGCAAGCGCTCCGTGGGGATGGTCTATCAGCAGTTCATCAACTATCCATCGCTGTCGGTCTACGACAATATTGCCTCGCCGCTGAAGCTGGCCAAGATCTCCGATGACGAGATTGACCGGCGCGTGCGCACCGAGGCCGAACGGCTGGGGATCGATCACCTGATCGACCGGTTGCCGGCCGAGCTGTCCGGCGGGCAGCAGCAGCGCTGTGCCATGGCGCGGGCGCTGGTGCGCGACGCCAAGCTGGTGCTGCTCGACGAGCCGCTGGTCAATCTCGACTACAAGCTCCGCGAGGGGCTGCGCTCAGAGCTGCGCAACCTGTTCGCCGACCGTGACACGGTGGTGGTCTATGCGACCACCGAGCCCGAAGAGGCCCTGGTGCTGGGTGGCAAGACCACCGTGCTCCACGAAGGGCAGGTGATCCAGCACGGTGTGACCGCGGAGTGCTATCGCCATCCCGCCAATACCACCGTGACGCAGGTATTCGCTGACCCACCGATGAACCTTATGCCGATCCAGGTCGACGACGGACGGGTCAAGGTCGAGGGACTGTTCGACCAGCCGCTGCCGGAGCAGATGAAAGATCTCGTTCCCGGGCGCTACACCATGGGCATCCGTCCGCATCACCTGTTCGTCACGCCTGCTGATGACCGCGTTGTCGTGCACGGCACGGTGGAAGTGGCGGAAGTGGCCGGTTCGGTGACTTATGTCCATCTCGAGGTCAACGGCCATGACTGGGTCGTGGAGGAGCGCGGGGTGCATGTGGTGCATCCGGGGGATCGCTTCGACGTGCACGCCGACCTTAACCGGGCCTACGTATTCGACAGCGCGGACCAGTTGGTGGCCGCGCCGCAGCAATAA
- a CDS encoding TspO/MBR family protein, whose product MPAAGARPMDDRRRDRWGLAGWTLLVVIAAMGGILSPPGDWYAALEKPPLTPPDLLFPIAWTALYGLMIAAAWQVWRRTGLVGGLAVLVPFIAQLGANGLWSILFFQWHRPDLALVDLVVLWALIALTMLRFRRVHPPAAWLLAPYLVWVSYAGYLNIAIILLNGPAPPA is encoded by the coding sequence ATGCCCGCGGCCGGCGCACGGCCCATGGATGACCGGCGCCGTGACCGGTGGGGGCTGGCCGGCTGGACGCTACTGGTTGTGATCGCCGCCATGGGCGGCATCCTCAGCCCACCCGGCGACTGGTACGCGGCGCTGGAAAAGCCGCCCCTGACGCCGCCGGACCTGCTCTTCCCGATTGCCTGGACTGCACTCTACGGCCTGATGATCGCCGCGGCGTGGCAGGTCTGGCGGCGTACGGGCCTGGTGGGCGGACTCGCGGTGCTGGTGCCGTTCATCGCCCAGCTCGGCGCCAACGGGCTGTGGAGCATCCTGTTCTTCCAGTGGCACCGCCCCGATCTGGCGCTGGTGGATCTGGTGGTGCTCTGGGCGCTCATCGCGCTCACCATGCTGCGATTCCGCCGCGTCCACCCGCCGGCCGCCTGGCTGCTCGCCCCCTACCTGGTCTGGGTGAGCTATGCCGGTTACCTGAACATCGCCATCATCCTGCTCAACGGGCCGGCGCCACCGGCCTGA
- a CDS encoding VOC family protein, giving the protein MQYLHTMVRISDIDDSLRFYRDLLGMEEINRHDSEKGRFTLIFLAAPADGDRARSSDRAPMLELTYNWDPETYSGGRNFGHLAYRVDDIYGLCQHLMDHGVTINRPPRDGHMAFVKSPDGISVELLQSGDALPAREPWASMANTGSW; this is encoded by the coding sequence ATGCAGTACCTGCACACGATGGTCCGCATCAGCGATATCGATGACTCCCTGCGCTTTTACCGCGATCTGCTGGGCATGGAGGAGATCAACCGCCACGACAGCGAGAAGGGGCGGTTCACGCTGATCTTTCTCGCCGCGCCAGCGGATGGTGACCGGGCCCGCTCGAGTGATCGCGCCCCCATGCTCGAGCTCACCTACAACTGGGATCCGGAGACCTATAGTGGCGGCCGCAACTTCGGCCACCTCGCCTATCGCGTCGACGATATCTATGGCCTCTGCCAGCATCTGATGGATCATGGCGTCACCATCAACCGCCCCCCACGGGACGGTCACATGGCGTTCGTCAAATCCCCGGACGGTATCTCGGTGGAGCTGCTGCAGAGCGGCGATGCGCTGCCCGCGCGGGAACCCTGGGCATCCATGGCCAACACGGGGAGCTGGTAA